The stretch of DNA TCAGAGCCAACAGTATGGATCTGTCCATCTTGGATCCCTTGCCATAAGGCTGCTTGATCAGCCGCTTTACGTAAGGGGGGGCTGGATACGAACATGCGTCCATCTTCCCGCTCATAGGCGCTTTCATCCAGCAGCAGATAGTGGGGGCAGGTCTCGACTTTTAACAAAGGAAAATTTGAAGCTTCTGCCAGGCCAGCAGCTGTATTGAGGTGAACAATATAAATTGTACAACCGGTGAGCTCAGAGATCCTTCCCAATTTTTCGATAGCTCGTAATTCAGCCTCTGCCGGTCGACTCAAACCATGATATCTGGGATGGGTTTTATGCTGACCAGCATAAACTGCTGAAGCCTGCGTGATGACCTGATCATCCTCGGCATGCACCATGAGAACACCACCATGAGAACCAATGATCTTTGCCACAGTCTTTATTTGCTCATAACCAAGCATCATCCCAGCTTCTTTGTAGGTGGTAAAGACCTTGAAACTGTTGAAACCCATGGATATCAAGCTGGGGATTTCTGCCAGTATTTCGGGCTCGAAACGAGTGATGTTAATGTGCAGACCCACATCGCAGAACGCTTCCTCAGCCAGTTTTTTGCGAACAGCTAAACTTTCAGATAAAGATTGTCCCGCTTCCAGGATGGTGAAATCCAGAATGGTGGTCACTCCACCGTGGAGTGCTGAGCGGCTGCCGCTGGAAAAATCATCTGAAGAGATGCCGGATTTGATGGGAATGCCCATGTGGGTATGGGGATCGATCACTCCGGGAAAGATCCACTTTCCTGAAGCATCGATGATTTTAGGTTGCCTGTTTACATCAAGCTGTTGGCCTACAGTCACAATCGTTTCATCCTGAATCAGGATATCCTCATGACGTTGACCATCAGCATGAATCACTAGGCCGTTCTTGATCAGAAGTGAACTCACAGATCAGCTCCCCGGTAAAAACCAACAATTTCAGACATGATACTGATGGCAATTTCAGGGACTGTCTGAGCCT from Candidatus Neomarinimicrobiota bacterium encodes:
- a CDS encoding amidohydrolase family protein, translated to MSSLLIKNGLVIHADGQRHEDILIQDETIVTVGQQLDVNRQPKIIDASGKWIFPGVIDPHTHMGIPIKSGISSDDFSSGSRSALHGGVTTILDFTILEAGQSLSESLAVRKKLAEEAFCDVGLHINITRFEPEILAEIPSLISMGFNSFKVFTTYKEAGMMLGYEQIKTVAKIIGSHGGVLMVHAEDDQVITQASAVYAGQHKTHPRYHGLSRPAEAELRAIEKLGRISELTGCTIYIVHLNTAAGLAEASNFPLLKVETCPHYLLLDESAYEREDGRMFVSSPPLRKAADQAALWQGIQDGQIHTVGSDHCPFCLDDKPRDIPFQDIPNGMGGVETLFPTLLAEFIKRGLDLGLLSKLTSHNPAEIFGLQQVKGSLSLGVNADLLIIDPSASSTGWEKDLDTTLDWNAYAGLPALFPETVIRRGEVIVSDGPVLTPTKGRLLRSMLIGQK